The following proteins come from a genomic window of Flavobacterium crocinum:
- a CDS encoding DUF2683 family protein, with protein MQAINITAYTEDASQIEAVKAFMKALKIKFEIANVKSYELSAEQQEILDNQVNLDKSLYTDAESLYTDLKKKYEL; from the coding sequence ATGCAAGCAATTAACATCACAGCGTATACAGAAGATGCTTCTCAAATAGAAGCTGTAAAAGCTTTTATGAAAGCGCTAAAGATAAAATTTGAAATAGCAAATGTAAAGTCTTATGAATTATCTGCTGAACAACAGGAAATCTTAGATAATCAGGTTAATTTGGATAAAAGCCTTTATACAGATGCTGAATCATTATATACTGATTTAAAAAAGAAGTATGAGCTATAA
- a CDS encoding type II toxin-antitoxin system RelE/ParE family toxin: MSYKIIVSPIAIKNIEETVEYYIFKASKKVALDFLNDYKKVYKALQLNPFYQFHDNNYRFLPFKKFPYIAFFIVDELSKTVFLNAVFHTSQHPAKYPTK, from the coding sequence ATGAGCTATAAAATAATCGTTTCGCCAATTGCAATAAAAAACATTGAAGAAACTGTTGAATATTATATTTTTAAAGCAAGCAAAAAGGTCGCTTTAGACTTTTTGAATGATTACAAAAAGGTATATAAAGCTTTACAATTAAATCCTTTTTACCAATTTCACGATAATAATTATCGTTTTCTACCATTTAAAAAATTCCCATATATTGCTTTCTTTATTGTAGACGAATTATCGAAAACTGTTTTTCTAAATGCTGTTTTTCATACGTCGCAACATCCTGCAAAATATCCAACTAAATAA
- a CDS encoding response regulator transcription factor: protein MNVLLIEDDKRISEFIVKGLEENNFTVHLAETGEIARDLIQQDIWDIILMDIMLPGIDGIQLVKLMRFKKNHTPVLMLSALSDTDDKVNALDSGADDYLVKPFHFKELISRVNALTRRTKFNYDKVETLYKLGTLTINPEEHKVTENDKLIDLSPREYKLLLYLLENRNKVIPRTQILNAVWGINYDNNTNVVDVYISYLRNKIEQNHKFIHTIKGTGYMLKEES, encoded by the coding sequence ATGAATGTTTTACTCATTGAAGATGATAAACGCATCAGCGAATTTATAGTAAAAGGTTTAGAGGAAAACAACTTTACTGTGCATCTGGCCGAAACGGGCGAGATTGCCAGAGACCTCATTCAGCAGGATATTTGGGATATTATTTTAATGGATATTATGCTTCCGGGAATTGACGGAATTCAGTTGGTAAAACTTATGCGTTTTAAAAAAAATCATACGCCCGTTTTAATGTTAAGCGCTTTGAGCGATACAGATGATAAAGTAAACGCCTTAGATTCCGGTGCCGATGATTATCTGGTAAAACCCTTTCATTTTAAAGAATTAATTTCGAGAGTCAATGCGCTTACACGCAGAACCAAATTCAACTACGATAAAGTAGAAACCTTATACAAATTAGGAACTTTAACCATAAATCCTGAAGAACATAAAGTGACAGAAAACGATAAACTAATCGATTTATCGCCAAGAGAATATAAGCTGCTGTTGTATTTATTAGAGAACAGAAATAAAGTAATACCAAGAACACAGATTTTAAATGCTGTCTGGGGAATTAATTACGATAACAATACAAATGTGGTCGATGTTTATATTTCTTATTTAAGAAACAAAATTGAGCAAAACCATAAATTTATCCATACCATAAAAGGAACTGGATATATGCTTAAAGAAGAATCATGA
- a CDS encoding sensor histidine kinase, which produces MKIRNRFTLISSFTFSVVFVIASVITYYSFYSYSEKIIYNELQKTCLLTGIFYLEKDELPENQHLLIGQQFRENSLEIITRVYNNKNQIVYGDKTIDNNINAERLDYIRKNRKLSFKSKHHFYFGSYYHDNQGDFVVFVKKNDVEFKTMTDRLQIIMIMVLIIGLITIYIVSRVLSNLAYSPIKNIIDQVNEIKASSLDRQIVSPNSKDDIQELVETYNNLFKRLSDTFIIQKNFINYVSHEFKTPLTAISGNLEVFAQKDRSSAEYKEMSEKVLENVYQIEDTMNTLMMLSGLRDNTELNEIFRVDELVWDINDQLPEIYDLKNAPIQIVLEVVNDKLLSIKGNPNEIKIALYNIIENAVKYSNGNPIKISLLEQHNQLKIVIEDRGTGISEDDLIFIKQTFYRGKNVKDIKGSGVGLSLANIIFKQNNIDFSIASKKDEGTTVTLLFPRL; this is translated from the coding sequence ATGAAAATACGCAACAGGTTTACCTTAATATCGTCTTTTACTTTTAGCGTTGTTTTTGTCATTGCTTCTGTTATCACGTATTATTCTTTCTACAGTTATTCGGAAAAAATTATTTATAACGAACTGCAAAAAACATGTTTACTAACGGGGATTTTCTATCTCGAAAAAGACGAGCTGCCCGAAAATCAGCATTTGTTAATCGGACAGCAATTCAGGGAAAATTCGCTTGAAATCATTACGCGTGTGTACAACAACAAAAATCAGATTGTATACGGCGACAAAACGATCGACAACAATATCAATGCCGAAAGACTCGATTATATTCGGAAAAACAGAAAGCTTAGTTTTAAATCGAAACATCATTTCTATTTTGGAAGTTACTATCATGACAATCAAGGAGATTTTGTGGTTTTCGTTAAAAAAAATGACGTCGAATTTAAAACCATGACGGACAGACTGCAAATCATTATGATTATGGTTTTAATCATCGGATTGATTACAATTTATATTGTAAGCCGCGTACTTTCTAATCTGGCTTACAGTCCTATAAAAAACATTATTGATCAGGTAAACGAAATTAAGGCTTCGTCGCTGGATCGCCAGATTGTTTCTCCAAATTCCAAAGATGATATTCAGGAATTGGTAGAAACGTACAACAATCTCTTTAAACGTTTATCGGATACTTTTATCATTCAGAAAAACTTTATCAATTATGTATCGCATGAATTTAAAACGCCTTTAACCGCTATTTCAGGAAACCTGGAAGTTTTTGCCCAAAAAGACAGATCAAGTGCGGAATATAAAGAAATGTCTGAAAAAGTATTAGAAAACGTCTATCAAATCGAAGACACCATGAATACGCTGATGATGCTTTCGGGCTTGCGAGATAATACTGAACTTAATGAAATTTTCAGGGTAGATGAATTGGTTTGGGACATTAACGATCAACTACCTGAAATTTATGATTTAAAAAATGCTCCGATACAAATCGTTCTCGAAGTTGTAAATGACAAACTGCTTTCGATAAAAGGAAACCCCAACGAAATTAAAATCGCTTTATACAACATTATAGAAAATGCCGTAAAATACTCCAACGGAAATCCTATAAAAATAAGTCTGCTGGAACAGCACAATCAGCTTAAAATTGTCATTGAAGACCGCGGAACGGGAATCAGCGAAGACGACTTAATCTTCATTAAACAAACCTTTTACAGAGGTAAAAACGTAAAAGATATCAAAGGAAGCGGCGTTGGACTTTCGTTGGCCAATATCATCTTCAAACAAAACAATATAGATTTTAGCATTGCATCCAAAAAAGATGAAGGAACAACGGTAACGCTACTGTTTCCGAGACTCTAA
- a CDS encoding TolC family protein, with product MKRILLTLLVIVSHKGVAQLNAINDTIVLSRPQAEALFLEKNISIISEKLNIDIADAQVIQAKLWPNPTLTIGEINLWNNATAEKLPPLWGNFGTTSQVTAELEQLVQTAGKRKKMIAMEKVSVDLAKEYFKTFLRNLKIEFRGNLTELQYNQAQEAIYKKQLSSMQTLLKAYGNQVKQGNVGKGEYIRLKATELQFLKEIADLQKDNNALQKELKVLMNLPPTNYIKLTDDGFVPDNKNIDNINLGNLMTSAVENRPDMKVLKLGNDYNDNKYKYEKAMRTPDVTLGVSYDRGASLMHDFVGLGFSLDLPFFNRNQGNIKAAKLAINQGKLLAEEKTISIQSEVLQSYENLLVTKKLYDSVEADYEGDLDKLLEAYRKNFLQKNTSMLEYLDFVNAYLDNKTILLNSKMDLNKNLEELRYISGQEIN from the coding sequence TTGAAACGTATACTTTTAACCCTGCTCGTTATTGTATCGCACAAAGGTGTGGCGCAGCTTAATGCAATAAACGATACAATTGTTCTTTCCAGACCACAGGCCGAGGCTTTATTTTTGGAAAAGAATATCTCTATTATTTCCGAAAAACTGAATATCGATATCGCCGATGCACAGGTTATTCAGGCAAAATTATGGCCCAATCCTACGCTTACCATTGGCGAAATCAATCTTTGGAACAATGCTACTGCCGAGAAATTACCTCCGCTTTGGGGAAATTTTGGTACGACTTCACAAGTTACCGCAGAACTGGAACAGCTGGTTCAGACCGCCGGAAAACGTAAAAAAATGATTGCGATGGAAAAAGTGAGCGTTGATCTTGCTAAAGAATACTTTAAAACCTTTTTACGCAATTTAAAAATCGAATTCAGAGGCAATCTTACCGAACTACAATACAATCAGGCTCAGGAAGCAATTTATAAAAAACAACTTTCGTCTATGCAGACTTTGCTGAAAGCTTACGGAAATCAGGTAAAACAAGGCAATGTGGGCAAAGGCGAATACATCAGATTAAAAGCAACTGAACTTCAGTTCTTAAAAGAAATAGCCGATTTGCAAAAAGACAATAACGCTTTACAAAAAGAGCTTAAAGTTTTAATGAATCTTCCGCCCACAAATTATATCAAACTTACCGACGATGGTTTTGTTCCCGATAACAAAAATATCGACAACATCAATTTAGGAAATCTGATGACTTCGGCTGTAGAAAACCGTCCTGATATGAAAGTGCTCAAACTCGGAAATGACTACAACGATAATAAATACAAATACGAAAAAGCCATGCGAACACCAGACGTTACACTTGGTGTAAGTTATGATCGCGGTGCCAGTTTAATGCATGATTTTGTGGGGCTGGGTTTTTCTCTTGATCTTCCGTTTTTTAATCGCAATCAGGGAAATATAAAAGCAGCAAAACTGGCTATTAATCAGGGAAAATTATTGGCCGAAGAAAAAACAATCAGCATACAGTCGGAAGTATTACAGTCTTATGAAAACTTATTGGTTACCAAAAAGTTATATGATAGTGTCGAAGCCGATTATGAAGGAGATCTGGATAAACTTTTAGAAGCGTATCGAAAAAACTTCCTCCAAAAAAATACCAGCATGTTAGAATATCTTGATTTTGTCAACGCCTATTTAGACAACAAAACCATACTGCTGAATTCTAAAATGGACCTGAATAAAAATCTGGAAGAGCTGCGCTATATCTCAGGTCAGGAAATCAATTAA
- a CDS encoding efflux RND transporter periplasmic adaptor subunit, with amino-acid sequence MKKFILLPILGLLLVYGCGKKEEVKETKEEKFCIDKALKEKITIEPVQKRAVTESINLTGNITYNGDHVVQFNSLVEGIITKTTFSLGDYVRKGQVLAEIKSTQLNSMQSESKSLQSQITVAQRNLQAAKSMFDDGISSQKDLLQAQSELDVLKSSLENVRANLAMFSASSEKSVFLIKAPTEGYIVDKNISPGMQITDGSEPLFTISDLKEIWVLVNVYTSNLKNVSENMPVDVTTPAYPGEIFKGKIKMMAKVFDADEHVLKARIVMENKNLKLKPGMTADITIDKSLGGEMLEAVPAKAVIFDNNRDHILIYKNDCTIETREINPVIKNNNWVYFKDGVKEGEMVITKNQLLIHERLKN; translated from the coding sequence ATGAAGAAATTTATTTTACTCCCGATACTTGGGTTACTGCTCGTTTACGGATGTGGCAAAAAAGAAGAAGTTAAGGAAACTAAAGAGGAGAAATTTTGCATCGATAAAGCCTTAAAAGAAAAAATTACAATCGAACCGGTACAAAAACGTGCCGTGACCGAATCTATAAACCTTACGGGAAACATTACCTACAACGGCGATCACGTGGTACAGTTTAACAGCCTTGTAGAAGGAATTATAACCAAAACTACTTTCTCATTGGGTGATTATGTCCGAAAAGGACAAGTTTTGGCCGAAATAAAAAGTACACAATTAAACAGCATGCAGTCTGAAAGCAAATCGCTTCAATCGCAGATAACTGTAGCCCAGCGTAATTTACAAGCAGCAAAATCAATGTTCGATGACGGAATTTCGTCGCAAAAAGATTTATTGCAGGCACAAAGCGAACTGGATGTTTTAAAATCTTCCCTTGAAAATGTAAGAGCCAATCTGGCGATGTTCAGTGCCAGCAGTGAAAAATCTGTTTTTTTAATCAAAGCACCGACAGAAGGTTATATCGTTGATAAAAACATAAGCCCGGGAATGCAGATTACAGACGGTAGTGAACCGCTTTTTACGATTTCTGACTTAAAGGAAATCTGGGTTTTGGTGAATGTATATACCAGTAACTTAAAAAATGTATCCGAAAATATGCCTGTAGATGTTACAACTCCAGCCTATCCGGGAGAAATTTTTAAAGGAAAAATAAAAATGATGGCCAAGGTGTTTGATGCCGATGAACATGTTTTGAAAGCCCGAATTGTAATGGAAAACAAAAACTTAAAGCTAAAACCCGGAATGACTGCTGATATCACAATCGACAAAAGTCTGGGCGGCGAAATGTTAGAAGCTGTTCCTGCAAAAGCAGTAATTTTTGATAACAACCGCGATCATATTTTAATTTATAAAAACGACTGCACAATCGAAACCAGAGAAATTAATCCGGTTATTAAAAACAACAACTGGGTTTATTTTAAAGACGGAGTTAAAGAAGGCGAAATGGTGATTACCAAAAATCAGCTTTTGATTCACGAACGATTAAAAAACTAA
- a CDS encoding efflux RND transporter permease subunit: MKKFVQGLVAFSLKNSLIVFFLTAILLVAGIVSYIHTPIEAFPDVTNTRARIITQWPGRSAEEVEKFITLPISKQMNTIPKKAEVRSISLFGLSVVTVLFNDGVEDFYAQQYASNRLNGLDLPEGADVEIDPPSGATGEIFRYVIKSDLPIKEIKAIQDWVIERELIAVPGVADVVSFGGEEKMFEIKINPTQLENYNLSALDVYEAVSKSNINVGGDVIQRGDQAYVVRGVGLINKVEDIGNILIETKGGAPVLVKHVAEVSVSAKPRLGQVGLDGNDDVVEGIVVMLRGENPGEVIKKLKERLTELNERVLPDNVKIVPFIDRTELVNTTVKTVSKNLVEGILLVSLIVFIFLYNWRTSLIVASVIPLSFLFAIVMLRIQGLPANLISMGALDFGLLLEGTLVIVEQVFVSLEKKAHKVGMERFNNMSKMGLIKKSVGSVATYIFFALIILIVALMPIFSFTKVEGKMFSPLAFTLSYALLGSLLLSLTYVPAMCKVMLTKNIVEKENMISRFFRENLFKLFQWSTKHRKTTFYAFLALLTICCARFAFYGSEFIPKLNEGAIYVRATLPNSINLDESVRLTKEMKAKIRKFEEVKFVLSQTGRPNDGTDPTGFFNIEFHIELKHKDEWKHNISKEELIAEIKKVLDVYPGIAFGFSQPIQDNVEEYVAGVKSPLAIKIFGSDLFQLEEMAAKVANSIKDVKGIEDINVYKNIGLPELRIQLDDEKMARYAVTTADAQAVIRMTIGGQAATKFYDDEKIFDITLRFEKEYRDSKEKIEGILIPTLNGKKVPLKEIATVDYKTGPTFIYREGNSRYIAVGFSIQGRDLGSTIDEAQKKVAAEVKLPKENVMKWAGEFESKERATKQLAMIIPVVLVLILCLLYFNFGNFKDTMIAVTAMPYAFIGGFLSLWVTGTVFGISAGIGFIILFGVSAIDSIVLIGMIRENMRSGMHLRDAISNGIHSRIRPIVMIALMGSLGLLPAALSTGMGSEVQKPLAIMIVGGLITCMILSLTVLPQVFYWFYRKKDPSNSES; the protein is encoded by the coding sequence ATGAAAAAATTTGTACAAGGTTTAGTTGCTTTCTCGCTAAAAAACTCCCTCATTGTTTTTTTCCTGACAGCTATATTGCTAGTTGCCGGTATAGTGAGTTATATTCATACACCAATTGAAGCCTTTCCCGATGTAACCAATACAAGGGCAAGAATTATTACACAATGGCCGGGAAGAAGTGCCGAAGAAGTAGAAAAATTCATTACGCTTCCCATTTCCAAACAAATGAACACCATTCCGAAAAAAGCCGAAGTACGTTCTATTTCACTTTTTGGATTATCGGTTGTAACGGTATTATTTAATGATGGCGTAGAGGATTTTTACGCACAGCAATATGCCTCCAACCGTCTTAACGGGCTCGATCTTCCGGAAGGTGCCGATGTAGAAATCGATCCGCCGTCCGGGGCAACGGGCGAGATATTTAGATATGTAATCAAAAGTGATCTGCCAATCAAGGAAATCAAAGCCATTCAGGATTGGGTTATTGAAAGAGAATTAATTGCTGTTCCCGGAGTTGCCGATGTGGTAAGTTTTGGAGGTGAAGAAAAAATGTTCGAAATCAAAATTAATCCAACACAGTTAGAAAATTATAATCTTTCGGCTTTAGATGTTTACGAAGCCGTTTCAAAAAGTAATATCAATGTTGGCGGAGATGTCATTCAGCGTGGCGATCAGGCTTATGTTGTTCGTGGTGTGGGATTAATTAATAAAGTCGAGGATATTGGCAATATTTTAATCGAAACCAAAGGCGGAGCTCCCGTTTTAGTAAAACACGTAGCCGAAGTTTCGGTTTCCGCAAAACCAAGATTAGGACAAGTTGGCTTAGATGGAAATGATGATGTGGTTGAAGGAATTGTAGTCATGCTTCGCGGAGAAAATCCGGGTGAAGTAATCAAAAAACTTAAAGAACGTTTAACCGAACTTAACGAAAGAGTTTTACCCGATAATGTAAAAATAGTTCCGTTTATCGATCGTACTGAATTGGTTAATACAACTGTAAAGACGGTTTCCAAAAACCTTGTGGAAGGTATTTTACTGGTATCGCTAATTGTGTTTATTTTTCTTTACAACTGGAGAACATCTTTGATTGTGGCATCTGTAATTCCGCTTTCGTTTTTATTTGCCATTGTTATGCTTCGAATTCAGGGACTGCCGGCGAATTTAATTTCGATGGGAGCTTTAGATTTTGGATTATTGCTCGAAGGAACGCTCGTTATTGTCGAACAGGTCTTTGTCTCGCTCGAAAAGAAAGCGCATAAAGTAGGAATGGAACGCTTTAACAATATGAGTAAAATGGGATTGATCAAAAAAAGTGTCGGCAGTGTAGCGACCTATATTTTCTTTGCCTTAATCATTTTGATTGTCGCGTTAATGCCTATTTTCTCTTTCACGAAAGTGGAAGGAAAAATGTTTTCTCCCCTCGCCTTTACCTTAAGTTATGCGTTGTTAGGATCATTGCTTTTGTCTCTTACGTACGTTCCTGCAATGTGTAAAGTCATGCTGACCAAAAACATTGTCGAGAAAGAAAATATGATTTCGCGTTTTTTTAGAGAAAATCTTTTTAAACTGTTTCAATGGAGTACCAAACATCGTAAAACTACTTTTTATGCATTTTTGGCATTATTAACGATTTGCTGTGCAAGGTTTGCTTTTTACGGATCAGAATTTATTCCTAAACTGAATGAAGGAGCTATATATGTAAGAGCGACATTGCCAAACAGCATCAATCTTGATGAATCAGTGCGATTGACGAAGGAAATGAAAGCCAAAATCAGGAAGTTTGAAGAAGTAAAATTCGTGCTTTCGCAAACCGGAAGACCAAACGACGGAACAGATCCAACCGGATTTTTCAATATCGAATTCCATATCGAATTAAAACATAAAGACGAATGGAAACACAATATCAGCAAAGAGGAATTAATTGCCGAAATCAAAAAAGTACTGGATGTATATCCCGGAATTGCCTTTGGTTTCAGCCAGCCTATTCAGGATAATGTAGAAGAATATGTTGCCGGAGTCAAAAGTCCGCTGGCTATAAAGATTTTTGGAAGTGATCTTTTTCAGTTGGAAGAAATGGCAGCAAAAGTGGCCAATTCAATTAAAGATGTAAAAGGAATTGAAGATATTAATGTCTACAAAAATATTGGTTTGCCTGAATTAAGAATTCAGCTTGACGATGAAAAAATGGCGCGTTATGCCGTTACCACTGCCGATGCGCAGGCCGTTATCAGAATGACGATTGGCGGACAGGCAGCAACCAAATTTTATGACGACGAAAAGATATTCGACATCACTTTACGTTTTGAAAAAGAATATCGTGATTCTAAAGAAAAAATTGAAGGTATTCTTATTCCAACCCTAAATGGCAAAAAAGTACCTTTAAAAGAAATTGCAACGGTAGATTACAAAACAGGTCCAACTTTTATTTATCGTGAAGGAAACAGCCGTTATATTGCCGTAGGTTTCAGTATTCAGGGACGAGATTTAGGAAGCACGATTGACGAAGCTCAGAAAAAAGTAGCTGCCGAAGTAAAACTTCCTAAAGAAAACGTCATGAAATGGGCAGGAGAATTTGAAAGTAAAGAAAGAGCCACCAAACAATTAGCCATGATTATACCTGTTGTTTTGGTATTAATTTTATGTCTGCTGTATTTCAACTTTGGAAATTTCAAAGATACCATGATAGCTGTAACGGCAATGCCTTATGCTTTTATCGGCGGATTCCTTTCTCTTTGGGTAACAGGTACTGTTTTCGGAATTTCGGCGGGAATCGGTTTTATTATTCTATTTGGAGTGAGCGCGATTGACAGTATTGTCCTCATTGGAATGATTAGAGAAAATATGCGAAGCGGAATGCATTTAAGAGATGCCATTTCAAACGGAATTCACAGTAGAATTCGTCCTATTGTGATGATTGCCCTTATGGGATCTTTAGGATTACTTCCTGCTGCTTTGTCAACCGGAATGGGTTCTGAAGTGCAAAAACCATTAGCTATTATGATTGTGGGCGGTTTAATAACGTGTATGATTTTATCACTTACCGTTTTACCACAAGTATTCTATTGGTTTTACCGCAAAAAAGACCCAAGCAACTCAGAATCTTAA
- a CDS encoding mechanosensitive ion channel family protein has product MEDFVQDVFKHLENYYYSIVDLTPKFILAIVVILVSWFIATRIGIFAGNRLKAKMHDRLLAVFIARLIKSVLIIIGVLFMFKIIGLDGVAQSMLAGAGISAFVIGFALKDIGENFLAGILLAFKRPFNIGDIIESNGVKGEVINLNLRDTEVKSDSKIIYIPNALLIKNTLINYNSAGFLLQTFTVGLEYGSDYNRAIELVKEVLHKNEDVTDKDYADSAVITDVAAAGVIQLNIRYWVKTGPNNKNSECRSKIIAEVLNTLKENGFVLK; this is encoded by the coding sequence ATGGAAGATTTTGTTCAGGACGTTTTTAAACATTTAGAAAATTATTATTACAGTATTGTTGATCTTACGCCAAAATTTATTCTGGCCATTGTTGTCATTCTTGTCTCTTGGTTTATTGCGACCCGCATTGGTATTTTTGCGGGAAACCGACTCAAAGCCAAAATGCACGACCGACTTTTGGCTGTTTTTATTGCCCGTTTAATCAAATCGGTTTTGATTATTATAGGAGTTTTGTTTATGTTTAAAATTATTGGTCTTGACGGAGTGGCGCAAAGCATGCTTGCCGGCGCGGGAATCTCAGCTTTTGTAATTGGTTTTGCGCTTAAAGACATTGGTGAAAATTTTCTTGCTGGAATTCTGCTGGCTTTTAAACGTCCTTTTAATATTGGCGATATTATAGAAAGCAACGGTGTAAAAGGCGAAGTCATCAACCTGAATCTACGTGATACCGAAGTAAAAAGCGATTCTAAAATCATTTACATTCCCAACGCGCTTTTAATTAAAAATACGCTCATCAATTACAACAGTGCCGGATTTTTACTCCAGACTTTTACTGTTGGACTTGAATATGGTTCCGATTACAATCGTGCCATTGAACTCGTAAAAGAAGTCCTCCACAAAAACGAAGATGTTACCGATAAAGACTACGCAGATTCCGCTGTTATTACAGATGTTGCGGCAGCAGGCGTTATTCAGCTTAACATTCGGTATTGGGTAAAAACGGGACCAAACAACAAAAACTCAGAATGCCGTTCTAAAATTATTGCGGAAGTTTTGAATACTTTGAAAGAAAATGGGTTTGTTCTTAAATAA
- a CDS encoding LemA family protein — MIIVIILVVFLFIGVLIYNSLIGKKNQVTNVFSAIDVMLKKRFDLIPNLVEVVKQYTNYEQSTLTKITELRAQANSGSLTETEKAALDTQLSTAVKGLMVTIENYPDLKANTNFLNLQSTWTESEEQIAAARRTYNAAVTDYNNAIMMFPGNMFAGMLNYTKIDVLETSEEERKNISAKELFNS, encoded by the coding sequence ATGATTATTGTTATAATACTTGTTGTATTCCTCTTTATTGGCGTATTAATTTATAATTCGCTTATCGGAAAAAAGAATCAGGTTACTAATGTTTTTTCGGCAATAGATGTTATGCTGAAAAAACGTTTCGATTTAATTCCGAATCTTGTTGAAGTAGTAAAACAATACACCAATTACGAACAAAGTACTTTAACTAAAATCACAGAATTGCGTGCGCAAGCCAATTCCGGTTCTTTAACTGAAACTGAAAAAGCTGCTCTGGATACTCAATTAAGTACCGCTGTAAAAGGTTTGATGGTAACCATAGAAAATTACCCTGACTTAAAAGCCAACACCAACTTCCTGAATCTACAATCGACCTGGACCGAAAGCGAAGAACAAATCGCGGCGGCAAGAAGAACTTATAACGCAGCCGTAACCGATTATAACAATGCTATTATGATGTTTCCCGGAAATATGTTCGCAGGAATGCTGAATTATACCAAAATCGATGTTTTGGAAACATCGGAAGAAGAACGTAAAAATATTAGTGCAAAAGAGCTTTTTAATAGTTAA
- a CDS encoding DUF3137 domain-containing protein, whose amino-acid sequence MGSENTTKTLRDVLNTLETDRKKIAETYKTTYILFGLAGIILIVGFLIRFPALAVFGALVPAIIGIVMYYRIGDDANAYKAAYKTNVVGSALKEINQTLTITPQSGLPHYEFVSSELFTIRPDRYKTQDLIEGKVDKTSFWFSEVHAEYKTETRTKNGTRTEWHTIFEGIIFVADFNKNFNVSTVVRPKGIGDAIGSWFSKNVFSFGNSELVTLENNVFDDIFVTYSKNQIEARYILTPAMMERILDLNKKSDDTISISFIHSKMYIAFPLSHNYFEPPIHSSLLDPDLLTSDLSLVRFMQDIVQELDLNTRIWGKE is encoded by the coding sequence ATGGGTTCTGAAAATACTACCAAAACCTTGCGGGATGTTTTAAACACTTTAGAAACGGACCGAAAAAAAATAGCCGAAACCTACAAGACCACTTACATACTATTTGGTCTTGCAGGGATTATTTTAATTGTTGGTTTTCTTATCCGTTTTCCCGCTTTAGCCGTATTTGGCGCCCTTGTTCCTGCTATTATCGGCATTGTAATGTATTACAGAATAGGAGACGATGCCAATGCGTACAAAGCTGCTTATAAAACCAATGTGGTCGGATCGGCATTAAAAGAGATTAACCAAACTTTGACGATTACGCCTCAAAGCGGATTACCACATTATGAGTTTGTAAGTTCAGAACTTTTTACAATCCGACCGGATCGTTACAAGACACAAGATCTGATAGAAGGAAAAGTCGATAAAACTTCTTTTTGGTTCTCTGAAGTCCATGCCGAATACAAAACCGAAACACGCACCAAAAACGGAACCCGAACAGAATGGCATACCATTTTTGAGGGAATTATTTTCGTAGCCGATTTTAATAAAAACTTTAATGTTTCGACCGTTGTGCGTCCAAAAGGCATTGGTGACGCTATTGGTTCCTGGTTTTCTAAAAACGTTTTCAGTTTTGGAAACTCTGAGTTAGTTACCTTAGAGAACAACGTTTTTGACGATATCTTTGTTACTTATTCTAAAAATCAGATTGAGGCAAGATATATCTTAACGCCCGCCATGATGGAAAGAATACTGGATTTAAACAAAAAATCCGACGATACGATTTCGATCTCTTTTATACATTCTAAAATGTATATCGCCTTTCCGTTATCTCATAATTACTTTGAACCTCCTATTCACTCTTCGCTTTTAGATCCCGATTTATTGACCAGCGATCTTTCGCTTGTGCGGTTTATGCAGGATATTGTTCAGGAACTGGATTTGAATACGAGGATTTGGGGAAAGGAATAG